A stretch of DNA from Roseovarius sp. M141:
CTAGCCCCGAGTGATCGCCAGCCTGCCGATGTATGACCGCGCTGAAACGGCGCCGATGCTAGATACCTTATGGTCGGAAATCCGCGCGCGCCTGCCGTTCGAGTCCCCCACCGCACTGACGCGTGGCGGCGATCTCTGGAGTGACTGGTGTGATCCCAATCTCATTTTGTCGCAAACCTGCGGCTATCCGTTTCGCACGCGCCTGTCCGGACGGGTGCAACTGATCGGCGCGCCGGATTGCCGCCTGCCCGGCTGCCCGCCCGGCCACTACAACAGCGTATTTATCGTGCGCGCGGACGATCCGCGGCAGGGGCTTGCCGCCTTTGGCGCGGCGCGCTTTGCCTATAGCGAGGCGCTGTCGCAATCAGGCTGGGCTGCACCGCAAAACCACGCAGCATCGCTCGGCTTTGAATTCACGCAGCCGATCTGCACAGGTGGCCATCGTCACTCAGCACGGGCCGTCGCAGATGGTCGCGCCGATATCGCGGCCATTGACGCACTCAGTTGGCGGCTGATGCTGCAATTTGATCCACACGTTGCGCAACTGCGCGAAATCGGACGCACGACGCCTACGCCGACCCTGCCCTTCATCACGGGGCCGGGCCGCGATGCCGGTGTCATCCGCGCCGCCTTGATGGGCGCGATCGCCGCCTTGGGCCCCGCCCGGCGCGATGCGCTGTCGCTGTATGGCCTGGTTCAGGTACCAGCGACGGCCTACCACGCCGTGCCCAATCCCCCCCCGCCATCGCCGGAACCCGCGCAGGCCTGACGTCACGGATGTCCGGTTGCAGGACTGGATTGTTCACTACATCGCCCGGCGATTTGCCCCTGCGGGAGGATAGCCAGAAGGGCGATATCCCGTTCAATTGCGTCCGTCCGCAGGGTTTGACCATGGTGCTCCAACAGTTCAGCCTTTGAGCGATGGACCCCGGCGCGCCGTCGGCGCGCATCTTTCCTGCCACGCCTGATTCGAAACCATGTACAAACAATGCGGCAGGAGATTGTCGTCATGGGCAAGATTTCGGAATCCGATCATTGGAAAACCTGTCTCGACAAGGTTTGAATTACCTTGTCCTAAACCCCTTGCCCGACCGCTTTGGCTGGGATACGCTCTAATTTGATCAAATTATGAGGCCCCTTGTGACCGTGCCCCACCCCTCGCTTACCGCCGAGCCCGAGAAGACGACCATCGGCATACTATTGACGGGTCACTCACCCGATGAGATCAAGGCCGATCTGGGCGATTATGACAGCATGTTCGCCGATCTGCTGAAGGGCCACGGCCTGAGCTACCGTACCTACGCGGTGGTTGACGGCGAATTCCCGCATCGCGCGAACGAATGCGACGGCTGGCTCATCACCGGCTCCAAGTATGGCGCCTATGAGCCGCATGACTGGATTCCCCCGCTGGAGCGGTTCATCCGCGATGTCTATGAAGACGGACGACCGATGGTGGGCGTTTGTTTTGGCCACCAGATCATCGCGCAGGCGATGGGCGGCACGGTCGAAAAATACGCGCATGGCTGGGCCGTGGGCCGACATGATTACATCATCGACGGTCAGCCCATGGCGCTGAACGCGTGGCATCAGGATCAGGTGACACAGCTACCGCAGGGCGCCACGGTGATCGGGCGGAACGAATTTTGCGACAATGCCGCCCTGCTTTACGGCGACCGCATCCTGACGATCCAGCCACATCCCGAACACACCGCCGAATTCGTCGGCCGCCTGATCGAAAGCCGGGGGCGCGGGCTGGTCCCGGACGACCTTTTGGACGCCGCCATCGCCGGGCTGGACAAGCCTACACAACATCAAACAATGGCCCACCGCATGGCGGCCTTCCTGAAAAGAGGTGCCTGAAATGGCCGACTGGACCGACAATCTGCCCGAAGCGGCGCGCGACTATCTGGAGGGCAAGCGCCTGGACGAGGTCGAGTGCATCATCTCGGATCTGCCCGGCATTGCGCGGGGCAAGGCCCTGCCTGCCTCGAAATTCGCCAAGCAAAAGCACTTCCACCTGCCCGATTCGATCTTTTTTCAGACCATCACGGGCGACTGGGGCGAGGCCGCGGGCGAGACCGGGTTCATCGAGCAGGATATGATCCTGGTGCCGGACATGACCACCGCCAGCGCCGCGCCCTGGACAGGGGACTGGACTCTTCAGGTGATCCATGACGCCTATGACCGCGACATGAAGCCGATCCCGTTTTCACCGCGCAACGTGCTGAAACGCGTGGTCGAGGCCTATGCCGAACGCGGTCTGGTCCCCGTCGTCGCCCCCGAGATGGAGTTCTATCTGGTCGCGCGCAACACCGATCCCGGTCAGGCGATCCAGCCGATGATGGGCCGCTCGGGCCGCCCCGCCGCAGCGCGGCAGGCCTATTCCATGACCGCGGTGGACGAATTCGGCCCCGTCATCGACGACATCTACGATTTCGCCGAGGCGCAGGGATTCGAGATCGACGGCATCACCCAAGAGGGCGGCGCCGGCCAGCTGGAAATCAATCTGGCCCATGGCGATCCGATCCAGCTGGCCGACGAGGTTTTCTACTTCAAACGGCTCATCCGCGAGGCGGCGATGCGACACAACTGCTTTGCCACCTTCATGGCCAAGCCCATCGCGGAAGAGCCGGGATCGGCCATGCATATCCACCACTCGATATTGGACAGCACCACCGGCAAAAACGTCTTTTCCGACGATGACGGCAATGAAACGGACGCGTTCTATCACTTTATCGGCGGAATGCAGCGCCACCTGCCCAGCGCCATCGCGGTGCTGGCACCCTACGTCAATTCCTACCGCCGCTACGTCAAGGATCACGCGGCGCCGATCAACCTGGACTGGGGCCGCGACAACCGCACGACGGGCATCCGCGTGCCATTGGCGGGCCCCGAGGCGCGGCGCGTGGAAAACCGGCTGGCCGGGATGGATTGCAACCCTTACCTGGGCATTGCCGTCAGTCTGGCCTGCGGCCTTCTGGGCCTTGAGGAACAGCAGATGCCCGAGCCGGAATGCAAGACCGACAGCTATCAGGGGGATGGTCAGGCCGACGTGCCCCCGGTTCTGGGCGATGCGCTGGATCTGTTCGACGAGGCGCCCGAGTTGCACGCGCTGCTGGGGCCGGAATTCGCCCGCGTCTATTCAATCGTCAAGCGGGCCGAATATGAGGAATTCCTTCAGGTCATTTCCCCTTGGGAGCGTGAACATCTGCTGCTAAACGTCTGATATCATGGCGCTGAACCTTCTGCACAGCAACGACCGCGCCGGGCAATATCCCACCAGCTGGTACGCAGCCACGGCGAACGCCCTGCCGGAATTTGCACCGCTGACCGGCGAGGTGCGCGCCGATGTGGTCGTGATCGGCGCTGGTTACACCGGCCTGTCGGCCGCGCTGCATCTGGCCGAGGCGGGCATGGACGTTGCCCTGATCGAAGCGCAGCGCATAGGCTTTGGCGCGTCAGGGCGCAATGGCGGGCAATTGGGCAGTGGCCAGCGCATGGAGCAGACCGGCCTAGAGCGGCTGGTGGGCGGTGCTGACGCCGTCAAGCTATGGGAACTGGCCGAGGACGCCAAAACCCTCGTCAAGTCATTGATCGAAAGACATGAAATCGATTGTTATCTGGCGCCCGGCGTGGCCCACGCCTGTTTCAGTGCCAAGGAGGCCGCGCACGAGCATACCTATGCGGACCATCTGGCAGATCGCTATGGGTATGACCAGATTCAGAAACTGGACACGGAGCAAATGCATGCGCTTTGCCCCTCGCCCGCCTATCACGGCGGGGTGCTGGACATGGGCGCGGCGCATCTACACCCGTTGCGCTATGCCTTGGGCCTTGCCCGCGCGGCAAAGAGGGCGGGCGTGCGCATCTACGAGCGCAGCGAAGTCACCGCGATCGACGAGGGCGCGCGCGCGGTCATTCATACCAAGGACGGTCGGATCAGCGCCGATCACGTCATCCTTGCCTGCAACGGCTATCTTGGCGAGCTGAACGGCAAGGTTGCCAGCCGGGTCATGCCGATCAACAATTTCATCGCCGCCACCAAACCCTTGGGCGACGAGGTGGCGCGCGTTCTGACACAGGATGTCGCCGTTGCGGATACGAAATTCGTCGTGAATTATTTCCGCCTCAGCCACGACAAGCGGTTGCTGTTCGGCGGCGGCGAAAGCTATGGCTACCGCTTTCCGTCAGATATCGCGGCGCTGGTGCGCAAACCGATGGCGCAGATTTTTCCGCATCTGCGCGATGTGCAGATTGACTATGCTTGGGGCGGCACGCTGGCCATCACGATCCAGCGGATGCCCTATGTTGCCCGGCTGGCGCCCAATATCCTCAGCGCGTCGGGCTATTCGGGCCACGGCGTCGGCACCGCGACCCATGCGGGGCAACTGATGGCAATGGCGGTGCGCGGTCAGGCGGACGGGTTCGACACCATGGCGCGGGTGCCGTGCACGCCGTTTCCGGGCGGATCGGCACTGCGCACACCGCTGCTTATGCTGGCAATGACGTGGTATTCGCTGCGCGACCGGCTGGGCGTGTGAACCTCAGAAAATCGCGGCGACGTCATACATCACCGGCTCGAAACTGCGGCACAGGCCATGGATATCGCGGTTGCGGCGGCGCATTTCATCCGAACGCAACATCGCCTGAAAATCCTCGCGACGTTTCCATTGCGAATAGTTGGCGATGCGCGTCTGCGCGTCGTTTATATGCAGGCCCGCCGCGATAAATCCGGGCTGAAGCGAGATGAATTTATCATAGGCATCCGTCAGCGCATCCAGAAGGTCCTGGGCGGTGCCGGGGGTCATATCGAACGTTGTCAAAACGGTCTGATGCGGGCTGGGAAACTGAATCTGGGGCATGGACACTCTCCTTTGTGACATTTCAGCCTAGCACCGGGACGGGCTTGCGCAAAGCGGCAGAGCATTAAAGCGTTTCGCCTTAAACTTGAGGTACTCACTTAAGGCGAAACGCAGTGATTCAGGTTTTTCGCGAAACGCCTTAACCATTCATTTACCAAGTTTAACGATTGTAGAGCGATGCGCCCGGCCCACGCCCTGCCCTTTGCCCTATGCTGTTTGCTGGCATGGCTCGCTGCCGGACCGGCGCGCGCGGGCGCGTGGCTGCGCGCTGAGGGCGACGGATTTTCCTCGTGGAGCATCAAGGTGCAGGACGGGGCCGACTCCAAGGGATACAGCACGCTTTATGCCGAATACGGGCTGAACCCGGACCTGACCGGGGGGCTGGATATCGGCAGCGACGAGACGGGCGATTACAAGGCGCTGGCCTTTGTCCTGATGCCGATCCGCCGCGACACCCTGCATGTCGCGTTCCAACTGGCCGCCGGCGCCATTGCGAACGATCCGGCCCTACGGCCGGGCATTTCGGTCGGCCGGGGACTGCGCATCGGCGGGCTGGATGGTTGGGCCAATGTCGACCTGCGCGCCCCCATCACGCCAGGCGACGTGGACCTGGCCATCGACGCGACGCTGGGCCTGACCGTCTGGGAGGGGACCAAGATGATTTGGCAACTGCAACAGGGTGGTGCACCACATGCGCCCGATTTTCTGCGCGCCACCGCATCGGTTGTCTGGCAGGTCTCGGCGGGCCGCCATATCGAGGTCGGCACAACAACCAGCCTGATAAATGCCGAGGATTTCGGTCTTCAGATCGGGATCTGGAAAACCTTCTGATCAAATCGCTGCTTGGTTTGTGCTTTCGCGCAGGTAGGTATATTGTTCAGGAAAAACGAAATGTCCCTTCGGAAAAGGTGAAACATGACCGCGAGCACCCTGCCCCCCAACACATACGACGCCGAACCCATCCCCGACGCCGCCCGCGCCGCGATCGACGCCATGCTGCAATCGGGGGATCTGTTTCGATACACTGCCCCCGAGGATTCGCCTGTCGCCCTGCTGGAACGTGAATTTGCGCACAGCTTGGGGTCGCGCTATGCGCTGGCGGTGTCCAGCTGCTCGGCCGCACTGTTCCTGTCGCTCAAGGCGCTGGACCTGCCACATGGCGCGCGCGTGCTGATCCCGGCCTTTACCTTTGCTGCGGTGCCATCGTCGATCATGCACGCAGATTGCGTGCCGGTTCTGTGCGAGGTCGGGGATAATTACCGCATCGACATGGCCGATTTCGAGGCGCGGCTGGACGGCGATATCAGCGCGGTCATCATCAGCCACATGCGCGGGCACACGTCCGACATGGACGCTATCATGGCGCTGTGCAATGCGCGGGATATCCCGGTGATCGAGGACGCCGCCCATTCGCTGGGCACCACATGGCATGGGCGCAACATCGGCACGATCGGGCGGATCGGGTGCTTTTCGTTTCAGTCCTACAAGCTGCTGAACGCAGGCGAAGGTGGGATCATGATTACCGACGACGCCGATCTGGTGGCGCGCGCAATCATCATGTCAGGCGCTTATGAGCATAACTGGGCCAAACATCTGGCCCACGGCGACAACGCGCTGAAGGACGCCTTCGGTCGCTGGCAAAACAAGCTGCCGCTCTACAACCTACGCCTGAACAACCTGAGCGCGGCGATCATCCGCCCCCAACTGAACGAAATCCCGCGCCGCGTGCGTGATGGGCGCGCGGGGCACGACCACGTCGCCGCCTTGCTGGAGCAGAGCCCGT
This window harbors:
- a CDS encoding phosphate/phosphite/phosphonate ABC transporter substrate-binding protein is translated as MLDTLWSEIRARLPFESPTALTRGGDLWSDWCDPNLILSQTCGYPFRTRLSGRVQLIGAPDCRLPGCPPGHYNSVFIVRADDPRQGLAAFGAARFAYSEALSQSGWAAPQNHAASLGFEFTQPICTGGHRHSARAVADGRADIAAIDALSWRLMLQFDPHVAQLREIGRTTPTPTLPFITGPGRDAGVIRAALMGAIAALGPARRDALSLYGLVQVPATAYHAVPNPPPPSPEPAQA
- a CDS encoding type 1 glutamine amidotransferase; translated protein: MTVPHPSLTAEPEKTTIGILLTGHSPDEIKADLGDYDSMFADLLKGHGLSYRTYAVVDGEFPHRANECDGWLITGSKYGAYEPHDWIPPLERFIRDVYEDGRPMVGVCFGHQIIAQAMGGTVEKYAHGWAVGRHDYIIDGQPMALNAWHQDQVTQLPQGATVIGRNEFCDNAALLYGDRILTIQPHPEHTAEFVGRLIESRGRGLVPDDLLDAAIAGLDKPTQHQTMAHRMAAFLKRGA
- a CDS encoding glutamine synthetase family protein, producing the protein MADWTDNLPEAARDYLEGKRLDEVECIISDLPGIARGKALPASKFAKQKHFHLPDSIFFQTITGDWGEAAGETGFIEQDMILVPDMTTASAAPWTGDWTLQVIHDAYDRDMKPIPFSPRNVLKRVVEAYAERGLVPVVAPEMEFYLVARNTDPGQAIQPMMGRSGRPAAARQAYSMTAVDEFGPVIDDIYDFAEAQGFEIDGITQEGGAGQLEINLAHGDPIQLADEVFYFKRLIREAAMRHNCFATFMAKPIAEEPGSAMHIHHSILDSTTGKNVFSDDDGNETDAFYHFIGGMQRHLPSAIAVLAPYVNSYRRYVKDHAAPINLDWGRDNRTTGIRVPLAGPEARRVENRLAGMDCNPYLGIAVSLACGLLGLEEQQMPEPECKTDSYQGDGQADVPPVLGDALDLFDEAPELHALLGPEFARVYSIVKRAEYEEFLQVISPWEREHLLLNV
- a CDS encoding FAD-binding oxidoreductase translates to MALNLLHSNDRAGQYPTSWYAATANALPEFAPLTGEVRADVVVIGAGYTGLSAALHLAEAGMDVALIEAQRIGFGASGRNGGQLGSGQRMEQTGLERLVGGADAVKLWELAEDAKTLVKSLIERHEIDCYLAPGVAHACFSAKEAAHEHTYADHLADRYGYDQIQKLDTEQMHALCPSPAYHGGVLDMGAAHLHPLRYALGLARAAKRAGVRIYERSEVTAIDEGARAVIHTKDGRISADHVILACNGYLGELNGKVASRVMPINNFIAATKPLGDEVARVLTQDVAVADTKFVVNYFRLSHDKRLLFGGGESYGYRFPSDIAALVRKPMAQIFPHLRDVQIDYAWGGTLAITIQRMPYVARLAPNILSASGYSGHGVGTATHAGQLMAMAVRGQADGFDTMARVPCTPFPGGSALRTPLLMLAMTWYSLRDRLGV
- a CDS encoding antibiotic biosynthesis monooxygenase yields the protein MPQIQFPSPHQTVLTTFDMTPGTAQDLLDALTDAYDKFISLQPGFIAAGLHINDAQTRIANYSQWKRREDFQAMLRSDEMRRRNRDIHGLCRSFEPVMYDVAAIF
- a CDS encoding DegT/DnrJ/EryC1/StrS aminotransferase family protein gives rise to the protein MTASTLPPNTYDAEPIPDAARAAIDAMLQSGDLFRYTAPEDSPVALLEREFAHSLGSRYALAVSSCSAALFLSLKALDLPHGARVLIPAFTFAAVPSSIMHADCVPVLCEVGDNYRIDMADFEARLDGDISAVIISHMRGHTSDMDAIMALCNARDIPVIEDAAHSLGTTWHGRNIGTIGRIGCFSFQSYKLLNAGEGGIMITDDADLVARAIIMSGAYEHNWAKHLAHGDNALKDAFGRWQNKLPLYNLRLNNLSAAIIRPQLNEIPRRVRDGRAGHDHVAALLEQSPWLSVPAPLAPEERAPDSIQFNLVGMDEDAARAFADAAAQRGVKVQIFGQSRDNARAFWNWQFIPGDVPELPKTRAMLARACDTRLPARLTRDQQDAIAGAILGAVEDVMGQAKAYGT